The sequence TTAGGCATCTTTGTTTATGCTGAGCTTCATATTAGTATATTATGTTGTCATTAACTTGAAATGTAATGCAGTAAAGATGTTGGCTTGGTGAAGAAACTTGTGGACGATTGTTTGACCAGTCAACTCTCCAGTTCTCTCCGTCCTCACGATGCTGTGTCAGCATTAGGTCCCATGTACGAGGGCCACGACAAAAGTTATCTTCCTAAAATGCAATCATGTGAGCACGCGGTTTCCAACCTACTCGTTTTCTGCAAAAACAAGAAGTCGGAAATGAACAATTTTGTTCACAAGTACATGCAAAAGATTGCATACATTCAGTACACCATCAAAGAAGTAAGGTACAAGTTTTCAGTTTTCACCGAAGCACTAAAACGCCAGAATGATCAGTTTGAGCAGTTGAAAGTGATTCGTGGCATCGGGCCCGCATATAGAGCGTGTCTTGCTGAGATAGTGCGGAGAAAAGCGTCAATGAAACTTTATATGGGCATGGCTGGACAATTAGCCGAAAGACTTGCGACTAAACGGGAATCAGAAATAAGAAGAAGAGAAGAATTTCTTAAAGTCAACAGTTCGTTTATACCGAGAGACGTTTTAGCATCGATGGGGTTATATGATACTCCAAGCACATGTGATGTCAATGTAGCTCCATTTGATACTAATTTACTCGATATCGATATATCAGATTTGGACCGTTTTGCCCCTGAGCATTTGTTAGGACTTTCTTTGAAAAAAAGTTCGTCTTCAATGTCTCAAGATGCTGAAATAAGTTCTGAAAGTGGTACCGAAACTTATAATGATTTTATCGAGGGTTCTGAACTGGTCGAGATTGCGGGGACTAGCAAACTTGAAGTCGAAAACGCAAAGTTAAAAGCCGAACTTGCGTCTGCAATAGCTATGCTTTGTACTTTTTCACCTGAAGTTGATTTTGAAGATGGTGAAGTTGGAAATATGCTAAAAAACTCAGCTGAAAAAACTGCTGAGGCGTTGCATTTGAAAGATGAACACGAGAAGCATTTGTTGAATATGTTGAAAGTCAAACATATGCAGTGTGAATCGTATGAGAAACGAATAAAAGAGCTTGAAAATAGGTTGTCGGATCAGTATTCTATAGAACCCAAACTTAATAAAGATGAGTCAACTCGGTTCACATCATCCGAGCCAATGGATGAGACTTCTTATGCTTCAAGCTCGTTACTTTTAAAATCGGGATGTAATGATTCTTCTGGAACAACAAATGTACATCTGGACTCATCGATGGTGGAGCCCAACCGAGATGAAAAAGACGATAAGGAGACGGTGGTGGCGGATGTGGGGATGGTGTTAGCCACGAGTTCAACTGGTGATTACATGCCGCCACCTATGAAAAGTTTGACTTGTGATGAACAGGTCAAAGCTAGTGGTGATCTTGTGGTGGAGTTGCAGAACTTACTTGCTGAAAAATCAAATCAGCTACATGATACGGAAACTAAGCTCCAAGCTGCAATGGAGGAGGTTACAAGGTTGAGCGGTGAGCTGGAAATTAGTCGGAATCTTCTAGATGAATCTCAGGTATATATGTACTTTTTGGACTTATTAATATTCAAATTCAAAATCCTAATTATGAAAATTCTATCATTACAAAATTTTGAGAATAGATTTTGACTCATTATATATAGCCTTTAGGAGGTCTTTATGTCTTCGAATACACTTTGATGACTTTATAACCGTTTCCTTTTAGCTAAAACTATTTAACTCTCAGATAACTCAAATTGACCCATTTAGAGGTGAATGGGTTTTGGTCACCAACAACTCTATGACTTggggtgcgtttgtttacctcttaattgaattGAATGGTTCAATGCTGAATCACATATGATGTTAAATGATGAACTTTTCATAGTTGATAAACACTGTAATATCATccgtaaattatataaattatatcaaGAACACTTATCAAACAAGCCAGTATATTGAAATTTTTTCTCATGTAAAAAGTCAATAACGTAAGTTTACCTCATGTCCTCATTCATATTATTCATTCAGAATAATTATCAAACAAGTTATTGTCATCAACCAAGTTCAACCATTCAGATTATGAACTATTCAGCGTTTAATCAATCATTCTGTTTTATCAAACTAAGCCTTAGGCTAAGACTTGAGCTGCTATATTATGCTATTCAGCTCTTGATAAGTGGTTTGAAAATATTTCGATATTGCTGTTTTGCAGATGAATTGTGCTCACTTAGAGAACTGTCTACATGAAGCAAGAGAAGAGGCTCAAACTCATCTTTGTGCAGCCGATCGTCGGGCATCCGAATATACCGCGTTGCGGGCCTCTGCTGTCAAAATCCGCAGTCTCTTCGAAAGGCTAAAAACGTGCGTTTCTTCAGCCGGCGTGGCCGGTTTTTCAGAGTCTCTTCGCTCGTTAGCTCAATCTCTTGCCAAGTAAGTTCTTAAAACTCCCATGTCATGAAGCCAATTGCTCGTAAATTTCTAACTTTAATGAACCGTGTTTCATGTTAATTTCAGTTCTGCTAATGAGAATGGGGATGATGGCACTGCCGAGTTCCGTGAATGTGTTCGTGTGCTTGCCGAGAAGGTTGGTGTTTTGACGAGACAACGATCTGAGCTAATCGATAGGTACACAAAGGCGGAGACATCACATGAGCATCTTACAAAGGAGTTGGAAGAAAAGAAAGAATTGGTCAACACTTTGTACACCAAGCTTCAATCCGAAAAACAGGTTAATAGCTTGAATTactatattactattactatataatGCTAAAAGCCACTAGCATGTGACCAGTAAACATGATGGCGTCATGATGATGTCAAACTGGACAACTTTTTTGGGACAGAGGGAGTCTTTTTCTAATGACATCCGTTAGGTTGTCGTTAAGGTGGTTAAGAAGCTTGTTAGTAGCGATTATGTTGACTTCAAGATGGCTGTTACTGAAAATTTACAACATTTTAAGCATCTTGACGACAACCTTAAGAGCGGTTGTTAGAAAAATTTACAGCTATTTTTCGGTCTacagaccttattatgtcttatgtcggccttattatgtcttatgtctgcgcgtGTGCAGACGTTTTTAGTGCAGACTGTTTAAATAAAATAATGTCTTACTCTGTCTGCAatctcgcagacttagaaatgtgcttctaagttttgcagacatgattaagttattttgcagaTATAAAAACAAACAGTATTCAGCATACAGACCTTCAAACCACAACTTCTTTacatggtccgcagatcttcagacaaaaacatcttaaaaaacaaacagcagcTAAATGAAGGTTTGACTTGTTGACCTAATTTTATCGAGCAGGTGAACAAGGAGAAGATATCATTCGGTCGTTTGGAGCTTCATGAGATAGCTGCATTTGTACTTAACGTAGCTGGACACTACGAGGCCATCAACCGAAACTGCAGTCATTACTATCTTTCTTCAGAGTCGGTTTCCTTATTTGCTGACCACCTTCCACATCGCCCGACCTATATTGTAGGCCAAATTGTGCATATCGAAAGACAAACTGTGAAATCATCTCCGGTTCTAGCCGAACGTGCCACCACCACCTCCTCGGGCCAGGGTCAGGGCCAATTTCATTTGAATTCAGGTACAAATCCGTATGGTCTATCTGCGGGGAGCGAGTATTTTGTGGTGACAGTAGCCATATTACCTGATAACGCCATTCATTCACCCACTGCTGCTGCTTCCTGATCGTGAAAACTCGGTAAGATATGATGGAAGAACTAAAAAAACAGCTGGGACAAGTGTATATAGTTGAcataatgaaaagaaaaaaaaatactgtTGATTTAAATTTAATTCCACTTTCATGTACAGTTGATGATGATCATAATCTTTATGCTTAGTTGTATATATTAAATCTCCCTTGATCATGTAAAATAACCCTACATAAAATCGTTTTAATTGAACCGTTATCTGTTGATGAAATTGTGGAACCAGCAGGCTGCTCATTCTAAGAAAATGAATCCCCCTTTTTTTGTCTGTGTCAAGATGAATAATGTGTGTTTAGCCCACCTCCATTAATTTTCTCTACATATAAATATCCGTTAGTATCAATCATAGATTGTAGTAGGTCTATATCATTATTTATCATTAAGCAGTGCCGAAGCAAACCAAAAGTGAATACATCGATGTATTACAGTAAAATATACCGATtgtattcatctgatcttcaacgAAAACGTTCATTACAAAATATTACATTTACAGAGAAACAACCTAAATAACTAATGCGTGCGCGAAGCTCACGTACTCCACAACATCCCATGGTCAGCCCACCTCCAttcgtataaaaaaaaaaaaatgtacgaTGCTTCATTACCAACGCTAACCCTGCTCTCTGATCATTCACAACACTTCTACAAAAATACCACAATTCCGTTTTTGTACCTTGCTGTGCCTCATCTTTTCGACGAACTCAATCCTGTGTGCATCGTCTTGAGAACGTCTTAGAATCTCTATTCTTAGACCCTAATCGTTGTTCTACACATATTGATGCCTATGTAAAGCGGTGGTGTCTATATGATACAGATTAGGAGAAGCGTTCAGTTGAAAAAGTAGGGTGATTTCAGGACTTCGTTAAGGTCAAAGTCACCTCTCTCTGGCAAAGGAGGGAACTCGAGCCCTGGATATGTCGTTTGAAAGCTTTCAAGCAACTGCCATGTTAAGCAAAGCCAAGTTACAAGAAAATATGTTTAAttgaagtttaaaaaaaaaaaaaaaaaaattgatcatTCGCATTGAGATATTTACATTTTCAAGTATAGGCGTGTTATAGAGCTCTACAAATTTTTCTCGTAGTATTACATTCATCCTGTCGACGTCACATGCATGCGTCCAGAATGAATCATGAACCCCTGTCAGATTATATAGATGATATATGATGGCATTAAAAAATGTTTCCAAGCAACAAAAATTTAAATCAATAACGGAAAATTAAAAGCACAAATCAAACCTGCAAAGCGCAATCCAGCATCCCTGCAAGCAATGGCAGTCATCATCATGTGTGTACCGTCAAGCGAGTGCACAAAATTTGGAGGAAATGCCGTTTTCTGCTTTTTGACCTCGACCTAAAATTGGAAATATTGTAGTCAAAATCTTAACAACTTTTACTTGATATGGTCGAAATGTAAACTATAAGCAACTAATCTTGAAAAGCAATGGCAAATTACCGTGCTACCCTCCCGTTGTAAAGCCAAGACCTGAAGTGAGGTTTTTATCTGCAACCAAAGAGTAATTCAGAAACTGGCAAGAATAACACTTGAAACAGATAGTCTGCTTATTCAGATAAAAATAACGGATTCCAAATTCAAATAAAACCAAAAAAGTTCGTACTCTTATGATTTGTTGCATGTTACTTACGATATGTCGTTTAGTTTTAAAATAGGGTTGTACAACAGGAAGTCCTAGAGGAGTTGTCCACCGAACAGGCTGATTTTCAGAAGCAATCACCTGTTAAATTCCCATTTAATTAAAACAAGCATCATTAGGATTTATATAAAGAAAATTACCCAACCCATTTctaatatataaaaaaacaaaCCTTTGCGCAATCACCAAGCCAGCACATGGTACCACGTGCCGCTTCAAATATCTCCCCAAGAGCCTCCAATGTAACCTATGAAAGTAGAAAAATAATTatatattgtataatatataattacCTTAAACTAGTCATataatcatatcatatcatataatCATATAATAAGCAGGCCCTAATTATTGATCGTTGGTGGATACTCACTTTAGCAGCATAACAAGATGCACTAAACAGTAGTTGGTCATCAGTAATATGGCCCTTCTCTTGTAGTCTTCTTTTTATTTGTTCTCGTGCCCCGATAAATGTAACACCGTACACAGAAGTCATTACTGTTTGTTTGACTAGCTTTCGGTTGACCTGGATGTTTCCGATGTTCATTTAATTAGTTTAGCAATTTATAGTCTAAGGCCTCTATTATTCATAAATATAGAAGATGTGAGTTTTACTTTAGAATAAAAAGCTTATATTTTTGGAAATAAAGAATTCAAACGCATGATACGAACCTGGCCGATTAAGAGCCTGGCTAATAAGGCATTTGGGTAGGTTGTTGAATCTTTTTCACTGTCCCGCTGCATGATATCATGAACCCTGAAAAACAGAACAAGAATAGATTAAAAAAGTAATTAAtcgagataaaaaaaaaaaaaaaaaaaaaaaaacataactttcaaagatataaaagaaacctttattaattaaattttaattttaattttaaataaatattaagACAATCTCTACAGGTCATACCGTGCGGCTATCTCCGAGTAAACATCACAAGGTTTCTCCCCAGCAACTAAGTTCACTGCAGCAGCTTCTAACTGCAAAAAAAGAAATACATAAATTATTTAACAAAAAATGATAATCCATTTAACAAATACAAGATAAAAACGGTCTACGACTGAAACATACAGTGTCTCGTCCCAATGCAGCATAGTGCTGAAGGCCATTGCATGAACCATCCTATAACAACAACAATCGAGTTTTTAGTACGACAAAAGTAGGTGGCAATTCCAACCCATTGCTTATAAATCTGTCAATTCAGGCTATGCCAATTCAGGTTATTTTGGCAATATGCCAAAATGGCTACTTCTGCCAACAAAAAATAGCAGTCGAGTATTATATTACCTGATGAACTGGCAGATGAGAAATAACAGTATGAGGGGATGAACTTTTTAGTGTTTCTGACAAATTGATACAAGTGGCTAAACACTGAAACGGGTCCTCAGCTGTTAGCCACCACCGATTTCCACCAAGTGGATTATCGGCCGAATCTATAATATTTCTCAAATTATTTTCCACAAACTGTAACCGGCCATCATATGAAAGCTTCTCAACTCCAGAACCATAAAGATTTGCTAAATGTATTCTCAACCAACGTAAACCGGACTTCCCTAACGGCCTCCCTTCGGCAAACTCGAGAATTCCACGACATAAATCGGAACTCAAATGATTTAAATGTGGGTGCATGGGATAAGCACGGCCTCGAAAGTCGAGATTATGAGGATAGTAGAACCCTTCTTCATCTTTCATCCTTCGAGCtacctgtttatataaaaaaatttgcAAAATTCTTActcaaatcttggataa comes from Rutidosis leptorrhynchoides isolate AG116_Rl617_1_P2 chromosome 4, CSIRO_AGI_Rlap_v1, whole genome shotgun sequence and encodes:
- the LOC139904129 gene encoding autophagy-related protein 11 isoform X2; this encodes MSSSENVIQRGKLLVHIAENGHSFELDCDEDTLVVSVQRYLESLSGIRLTDQLLLYLDLKLEPQSPLSTYKLPSDDREVFVFNKSKMRSNSAPPGPEEEFELSENIYVDPPQPTSSLDPHPLDEAPDPALKALPSYERQFRYHYQLGDAIYRRTLMKYNACEKLAREQRVQEKALEIARGNLDHFYKMINQNYMDFVKCYSQQQRTHSNLLVNFGRDLERLKSIKLLPFLQTADRKCLLDFVKEDNLRKMVDDCNNSHRQFECKVGDFKHEFGELKRSTEHLFSNKASILSRDLERTVKEHEHHINEQKSIMQALSKDVGLVKKLVDDCLTSQLSSSLRPHDAVSALGPMYEGHDKSYLPKMQSCEHAVSNLLVFCKNKKSEMNNFVHKYMQKIAYIQYTIKEVRYKFSVFTEALKRQNDQFEQLKVIRGIGPAYRACLAEIVRRKASMKLYMGMAGQLAERLATKRESEIRRREEFLKVNSSFIPRDVLASMGLYDTPSTCDVNVAPFDTNLLDIDISDLDRFAPEHLLGLSLKKSSSSMSQDAEISSESGTETYNDFIEGSELVEIAGTSKLEVENAKLKAELASAIAMLCTFSPEVDFEDGEVGNMLKNSAEKTAEALHLKDEHEKHLLNMLKVKHMQCESYEKRIKELENRLSDQYSIEPKLNKDESTRFTSSEPMDETSYASSSLLLKSGCNDSSGTTNVHLDSSMVEPNRDEKDDKETVVADVGMVLATSSTGDYMPPPMKSLTCDEQVKASGDLVVELQNLLAEKSNQLHDTETKLQAAMEEVTRLSGELEISRNLLDESQMNCAHLENCLHEAREEAQTHLCAADRRASEYTALRASAVKIRSLFERLKTCVSSAGVAGFSESLRSLAQSLANSANENGDDGTAEFRECVRVLAEKVGVLTRQRSELIDRYTKAETSHEHLTKELEEKKELVNTLYTKLQSEKQI
- the LOC139904129 gene encoding autophagy-related protein 11 isoform X1 encodes the protein MSSSENVIQRGKLLVHIAENGHSFELDCDEDTLVVSVQRYLESLSGIRLTDQLLLYLDLKLEPQSPLSTYKLPSDDREVFVFNKSKMRSNSAPPGPEEEFELSENIYVDPPQPTSSLDPHPLDEAPDPALKALPSYERQFRYHYQLGDAIYRRTLMKYNACEKLAREQRVQEKALEIARGNLDHFYKMINQNYMDFVKCYSQQQRTHSNLLVNFGRDLERLKSIKLLPFLQTADRKCLLDFVKEDNLRKMVDDCNNSHRQFECKVGDFKHEFGELKRSTEHLFSNKASILSRDLERTVKEHEHHINEQKSIMQALSKDVGLVKKLVDDCLTSQLSSSLRPHDAVSALGPMYEGHDKSYLPKMQSCEHAVSNLLVFCKNKKSEMNNFVHKYMQKIAYIQYTIKEVRYKFSVFTEALKRQNDQFEQLKVIRGIGPAYRACLAEIVRRKASMKLYMGMAGQLAERLATKRESEIRRREEFLKVNSSFIPRDVLASMGLYDTPSTCDVNVAPFDTNLLDIDISDLDRFAPEHLLGLSLKKSSSSMSQDAEISSESGTETYNDFIEGSELVEIAGTSKLEVENAKLKAELASAIAMLCTFSPEVDFEDGEVGNMLKNSAEKTAEALHLKDEHEKHLLNMLKVKHMQCESYEKRIKELENRLSDQYSIEPKLNKDESTRFTSSEPMDETSYASSSLLLKSGCNDSSGTTNVHLDSSMVEPNRDEKDDKETVVADVGMVLATSSTGDYMPPPMKSLTCDEQVKASGDLVVELQNLLAEKSNQLHDTETKLQAAMEEVTRLSGELEISRNLLDESQMNCAHLENCLHEAREEAQTHLCAADRRASEYTALRASAVKIRSLFERLKTCVSSAGVAGFSESLRSLAQSLANSANENGDDGTAEFRECVRVLAEKVGVLTRQRSELIDRYTKAETSHEHLTKELEEKKELVNTLYTKLQSEKQVNKEKISFGRLELHEIAAFVLNVAGHYEAINRNCSHYYLSSESVSLFADHLPHRPTYIVGQIVHIERQTVKSSPVLAERATTTSSGQGQGQFHLNSGTNPYGLSAGSEYFVVTVAILPDNAIHSPTAAAS